In Armigeres subalbatus isolate Guangzhou_Male unplaced genomic scaffold, GZ_Asu_2 Contig1208, whole genome shotgun sequence, a genomic segment contains:
- the LOC134202424 gene encoding CLK4-associating serine/arginine rich protein-like, translated as MKMWHEARKQEKKIRGMLVDYRKRAERRQDFYERIKADPTQFLQVHGRKCKVHLDASVAAAAENPAIMMPWQGQKDNLIDRFDVRAHLDYIPTLTVKPDQPVEDDVLDMEERSMNYERYRVLAQNEFLGISEDKFLHQLHLEEQFGVNAQVEAEQKASSSKKKPSGGVAIGYTYEDSDSTGVVPFSQTITAIEQSTATSKYDECMKSDSDSDLDMDVSIDINKVGNAQAHEMNACGRHYGMKSNDFYSYLTKDADEAEALKMAREEEQEKIMFSGRKSRRERRAQRERKFAGRPTSPPSYAAKEELVPRTYDDPNDSSRSPSPVNSGKITYITSFGGEDELQPHSKISISFKKDSQGEASTSKGGSYAQKVKQNLEKLKSISSKEEEHKKPAQYQRRSRSYSDRSRSRSRSNSRTWRRRKSRSRSREKRTYSKYKRRSRSSSRSSRSRGHRTDRRRRKTRSPSSSSSPPARKATRKPSSSDSDSSQGGQPKPKAVASQPERKLQIKTEPPEKPLAAIPPPGTVTSLPPTPATISQNTPIPVVTVKKEATPPKVPVLIEPEPEVPIRRYYGRKRDDQSSSDSDLSTGSSDDEQQTKGGDPTAAESCSILPPTEATGSLLPGGIIIKQEKLESGPVGAASTSSSSSRFGGGSSVVDTSESKALVSSSIGASKSLNPRDRLKRKMQILLNKQFKADKKAEIEKVERQIQQQQEREDEMRELALKLRRRQRELRHKYGSPESEKSPSKSVESSDDDKQKESRLPPVKEPTPPPKIPPSSSTTSSFSTSAVIERKPMLRRFAQAEASRSPSTTRSTRRRSRSRSRSTAGSRSTAQAPSTSRRYDDRHRRHSPAAPATRSRYRSRSRSQEKFRDRDRDRDRDRGRYGGKPSRDYGRGEGSRHYRRRSRSASERRRSRSRTRRSRSKSRSKTSAGNNRRDRSPKIVKKLVDY; from the exons ATGAAAATGTGGCACGAAGCACGTAAACAGGAAAAGAAGATCCGGGGAATGCTGGTGGATTACCGGAAGCGGGCGGAACGACGGCAGGATTTTTACGAGCGAATA AAAGCCGATCCAACGCAGTTTCTCCAAGTTCATGGTCGCAAATGCAAGGTCCATTTAGATGCCAGCGTGGCCGCAGCTGCCGAGAATCCAGCCATCAT GATGCCGTGGCAAGGTCAGAAAGATAATTTGATTGATCGGTTTGACGTGAGGGCCCATCTGGATTACATTCCTACCTTGACCGTGAAACCGGACCAACCGGTGGAAGATGATGTGCTGGATATGGAGGAACGATCCATGAATTACGAGCGGTATCGCGTTCTTGCGCAGAACGAGTTTCTCG gaattagcGAAGATAAATTTCTGCATCAGTTACACCTGGAAGAACAATTCGGAGTGAATGCGCAAGTCGAGGCTGAACAGAAAGCTTCCTCGTCAAAGAAAAAGCCGTCCGGTGGAGTTGCAATAGGATATACCTATGAGGACAGCGATTCCACCGGTGTGGTCCCTTTCAGTCAAACAATCACGGCTATTGAGCAATCGACCGCTACCTCAAAGTATGATGAATGCATGAAGAGTGACTCCGATTCTGATCTGGATATGGACGTATCCATAGACATCAACAAAGTGGGTAACGCACAGGCTCACGAGATGAATGCGTGCGGAAGGCATTATGGAATGAAAAGTAATGACTTCTATTCATATCTCACGAAAGATGCTGACGAGGCGGAAGCGCTAAAAATGGCAAGAGAAGAAGAGCAGGAAAAAATTATGTTCAGCGGGCGAAAGAGCAGAAGGGAGCGACGGGCACAGCGAGAGAGGAAATTTGCTGGAAGGCCGACCAGTCCTCCAAGTTATGCTGCAAAAGAAGAACTAGTTCCTAGGACCTACGACGATCCTAACGACAGCTCGCGGTCACCATCACCCGTCAACTCAGGAAAAATCACTTACATTACCTCTTTCGGTGGAGAAGACGAGCTCCAACCACACTCTAAAATATCCATTAGCTTTAAGAAAGACAGTCAAGGCGAAGCCAGCACCTCGAAAGGCGGTTCCTATGCCCAAAAAGTGAAACAAAACTTAGAGAAACTTAAAAGCATTAGTTCCAAAGAAGAAGAACACAAGAAGCCCGCTCAATACCAGAGACGATCAAGAAGTTATAGCGATCGAAGTAGAAGTCGCAGTCGAAGTAATTCCAGAACTTGGCGACGAAGAAAATCCCGCAGTCGTTCGAGAGAGAAACGAACATATTCCAAATACAAGCGGCGCTCTAGATCTAGTTCGCGTTCCTCACGCTCCCGAGGGCATCGAACCGATCGCCGCCGGAGAAAAACTCGATCACCTTCCTCATCGTCTTCGCCGCCTGCTCGTAAAGCAACCCGCAAACcttccagttcggattccgattCCTCGCAAGGCGGTCAACCGAAGCCCAAAGCAGTTGCTTCTCAGCCAGAACGAAAATTACAAATCAAAACGGAACCTCCGGAAAAACCCTTAGCTGCTATACCTCCGCCAGGTACTGTTACATCTCTTCCTCCAACACCCGCGACCATTTCCCAGAACACACCGATACCCGTTGTGACGGtgaagaaagaagcaacaccACCCAAAGTGCCTGTGCTGATTGAACCGGAACCGGAGGTGCCGATCCGGCGGTACTACGGCCGCAAACGTGATGACCAAAGCTCGAGCGACAGTGATCTATCGACGGGTAGCTCCGACGATGAGCAGCAGACAAAAGGCGGCGATCCGACTGCGGCGGAATCGTGTAGCAT TTTACCACCAACGGAGGCAACGGGTAGCCTCCTTCCCGGAGGAATAATAATTAAGCAGGAAAAGCTCGAAAGTGGTCCAGTTGGTGCCGCTtccacatcatcatcatcgtcaagGTTTGGTGGTGGTAGCTCAGTGGTCGACACATCCGAGTCCAAA GCTTTGGTTTCGTCTTCCATCGGTGCATCAAAGTCACTTAATCCTAGAGATAGATTAAAGCGGAAAATGCAGATTCTACTCAACAAGCAAT TTAAAGCAGATAAAAAGGCTGAAATCGAAAAGGTTGAACGTCAAATTCAACAGCAGCAAGAACGGGAGGATGAAATGCGAGAATTGGCGCTCAAATTGCGTCGAAG GCAACGTGAATTACGCCACAAGTACGGTTCGCCGGAAAGTGAAAAGAGCCCGTCCAAATCGGTAGAAAGCTCCGACGATGATAAACAGAAGGAGTCTCGATTACCGCCGGTGAAGGAACCGACTCCACCGCCAAAAATTCCACCTTCGTCATCAACGACGTCGAGTTTCAGCACCAGTGCCGTTATCGAACGGAAGCCCATGCTTCGGCGGTTCGCACAAGCAGAGGCTTCCCGATCACCGAGTACGACCCGATCGACGCGTCGACGTTCCCGAAGTCGTAGCCGATCAACGGCCGGTAGTCGTAGTACGGCACAAGCTCCTAGCACAAGCCGACGGTATGACGATCGTCACCGGCGACATAGTCCAGCTGCCCCGGCAACGAGATCGCGATACCGGTCTCGATCCAGGTCCCAGGAAAAGTTCCGTGACCGTGATCGGGATCGTGATCGCGATCGTGGTCGTTACGGAGGAAAACCTTCCCGGGATTATGGAAGGGGCGAGGGCAGTCGTCATTATCGACGTAGATCGCGCTCGGCTTCGGAACGTCGTCGATCCCGCTCCAGGACGCGAAGATCGAGGTCGAAGTCCAGAAGTAAAACCAGTGCCGGTAATAATCGCAGGGATAGATCACCTAAGATAGTGAAGAAGTTGGTTGACTATTGA